The genomic DNA ATCATGGCGTGCCTGCTTGGCTAGAGCCGGGAGGCATTGAACGAACATGATTAATCGTGGGTGAAACCAGCACCTGGTGGTGGTACGGCAGACTTTGGGCAGACCCTGTCTCATCACAAGATTCTACCTCACCTACGCAAAACTCGTGAGGAATAAAAATGTAGAGACTAGCGGAAAAGAGATTAGCAAAACGAAAGCTACTTCTAACTTATGAAACTCTATATGCATGTGTGGAACAGGTTCCTCCAGTATCCCTAGATGGCAATGGGACAAGGATTTGTACACAGCTGGCAGCTTTACATGAGCAAAACCTTTTCCCATCGTATGTCATTTAGTTTGAGCAGGGTAATTTattaacaaatttaacaataattttttggtttttgaaatgtttcgTAAAATGCTAATAAACCTCTTGAGTGGTGGGCAGAGTTATCCACGCTGGACATAACTCGCGGTAGTTTATTCGATTAAAATGTCATCAAAAGGTTTTAAATGGTCGAGCAAAAGAGCGATACATGCGGTAAACCCACGTCGGTCGTGATCGTGAGGAATTATTTTACTATAAAACTCACTGCTGTTGATGACTTACAGCCTACACGAATTGGGAAATGCTTCGTGTAAATTTTTATATTCTTTTTTATAGGAGTCCACTACGTGTGCTTCTATGGATTgtgaattaaaaattattaacacccatttccttcgatCAGCTTTCTGTCGTTTGAGCCTACGCTAGACGTAGAACCGCTGGCGAAATAACCAAGCCTCCAGGGGAAGAGGCATCTTCATCACGACTCGTCTTTAGTAGCTTCTTGTCGAAGCTAAACTAACATTCAGTTTGATCGTCGGTTGATCAATCCCCAGGCGGCGGTACGAGCACGTAAAACAGACACGCCAACATCTTGATGAGTTGATGATGCTTTTGACAGATGCGCGGTAGCGGCACGTCATCCCTAACAAACTAGCGAATAAGATCTCTGTTGTCTATTTCTTCATCGTAGCTCCCCACAAAAATATTGTATCCTTCCTTAATGTCCGCATCATGCGCCGTAAATGATCGAAGCTCATTGTTTTTACATTGtttccctttgtttttttatttgctctcttttctcttcctctTTGTGTCGAACTGTGTGCGTGCCACATCATCAtgatcaccatcatcatcatcatcatcatccctgcaaaccatcatcatcgctgcTTATCACCGGATTCCAATGTGTTGCGCCCCAAATCATGCTACCGACCACCGTCaacatcacacacaaacacacacacacaatcatgcTCATCACTGGACTGCATACCGAATCGAACAACAACCACATGGCAACTGTATCCGTAATCCATGGACTCCATCTCGAATCATGCACACGCAGAAGTACGCCAGGAAGCGGTACAACAAGCATTAGCTGCACTCAAAAACCGCCCCAAACCTAGCTTGCCAATGCCATCCAAACGAAGCTCGGTGCTTAACCGCAGTCCTGAGCGCGATCATGACGATTCAGGTAAATGCACACGACCAACATGCTGCAGAAGCAAATACATTACCGCGCAGTTCACAGCAGGCAAAGCATCGCCGCCACGCGGAAGGGCGCTAGCTCCCCATACCAAATGCGCTCTCCAAATCATTCCCACTGCTACTGCACAGGCTTTCGGAAACAAAAATTGTGTCCATTCATGCTTTCAATTGGCCATCCATTGCACGACACCTACGTGTTACGTATCGATGCAGCAAGATAGTTAACATAGTTTCCGTTTCTCCGAAATTCATTGACAAACCTCTGTATCCGTGTTGATCGATTGTACAGTGTCTTATCTGTTTCCCCGTATGGCAACATGTTAGCGTCAGTTCGTGCTTCTTAATATGAAATGATTTCCGTTCGGAGTTTCGAGTAGTTTGAGTTTCGCCTAGGAGTAGACAATCTAAATTGTtccactttttgttttgtaatttggaaccgtttgtttcgtttttagcAGTACGCCAAGGCCAGTACGAAAGTTCAATAGAAAAGATCGGATATGTTTAAAATGCCTGCTTGAAGtgtgtcttctttttttccccaatGCTCTACTTGCAAACTCACTAATACCTAGTACTTTTGCTCCTGTTTTAGACTCCAGTACGGAAGATGAGTCCATACCGGAGGAAGGTTTGCTGGGAAGAATATCCACGCCGGACCGGGACAACTACAATCTACCCCGTGATCACATACTCACACGGGAACCGATGAAGCTGCCCTCGTCCCGGGACCATCACCATTCGCAGCCCCAACCACTGCCGCAGCCGCCGCAAAAGCAATCGTCCCAGCACGGGCCGCAACAAACCCACCTCGACCGGCGACCGCCCCAAACGATCCCGACGCAACCGCCAGCGAACACTACACAACAGCACGCGACACTGTCGGATACGTCGAGTGCCGGTTCGCCGCCGGCCGTCCACCGGAACCACCAGTACCAGAACAAACCGTCGAGCTACGACCTGACCGATCTGAACGATTTCCAACCACACCAGCGCACACCGTACGCCGCGCCGGACATTACACAGTTCAGCGCCAATACACGGCGCGGTGCGGATCGGGTAACGCGCTACGTTAACCTGGCAAATCAGGAACCGGGTGACACGAGCACTGCTGGCCGGTGGAAGGTGTCGGCCAAGATTCAGCAGCTGCTGAACACGCTGAAACGTCCGAAACGGAGACCACTGCCCGAGTTTTACGAGGACAACGATATCGAGCTAGAAATTGCGGCCAATCCGAAAGATCCGAATGCACCGAAACCGGAGGGTAGCGTGATGACACCGGTGCAGGGTGAACAGCTGATCGTACCGTCGGGGCTGCCGCGTACGCTCGAAGCTGCCCTGCAGCGGTACGGTACGAGCTCGTTCAAGGCACCGATGGCAACGGTGCTCGACCCGAACGGGAAGATGACGACAACGCTTACCTACGGCAAGCTGCTGTCCCGTGCGCAGAAGATTGCCTACGCTCTCTCGACGAAGGTGTTCAGTAAGGGACCGGAGCAGGTGTCTCTCAAGCCGGGCGATCGTGTCGCGCTGGTCTACCCGAACAGTGACCCACTGAAGTAAGTACAACGGATGGGTAAGCCTTCGcatatttcatttattaatccactgtttgttttgcaatttcCAGCTTCCTCACCGCTTGGTACGGTTGTATGTTCCGTGGGCTCGTTCCGCTCCCGATCGAGCTGCCACTGTCGAGCTCGGACTCGCCACCGCAGCAGGTCGGATTTTTGCTCAGCTCGTGCGGCGTCCATGTCGCGCTTACCTCCGAAGCCTGTCTGAAGGGTCTGCCGAAGTCGTCCACCGGTGAGGTGGCGAAGCTGAAGGGTTGGCCCCGATTGCACTGGTTCGTGACGGAGCATCTGCCGAAGGTGCCGAAAGATttcaacaccaacaacaaccgcaTCAGCGAGGACTCGAATGCGTACATTGAGTACACCACGGACAAGGAGGGCAGCGTGATGGGCGTAACGGTAACGCGCCAAGCAATGATCAACCACTGCCGAGCGCTCACGATGGCCTGCCACTACACGGAAGGGGAAACgatcgtgtgtgtgctcgATTTCAAGCGCGAGGTCGGTCTGTGGCACAGCATTCTTACGTCGGTGTTGAACGGTATGCACGTGCTGTTCATACCATACGCACTGATGAAGTTGCGCCCGTCGTCGTGGATGCAGCTCATCACCAAATACAGAGCGTCCTGCTGTCTGGTGAAGAGTCGCGATCTTCACTGGGGTCTGCTGGCCACTAAGGATCACAAGGAAATCTCGCTGTCGTCGCTCcggatgctgctggtggcggACGGTGCCAATCCGTGGTCACTGTCCAGCTGCGATCAGTTCCTGAGCGTGTTTCAATCGAAGGGTCTCCGACCGGACGCCATTTGTCCGTGTGCAAGCAGCTCGGAAGTGTTTACGGTATCGCTGCGCCGACCGGGCCGATCGGCAGCCGGCGGCTACAACCAGTCGGCAACCGGGCGAGGCGTTCTGTCGATGTCCGCACTGTCCCATGGTGTGGTGCGGGTTGACAGTGAAGATTCGCTCACATCGCTTACGTTGCAAGACTGTGGTCAGGTTATGCCGAGTGGTACGTGTTTTTGGTGGACGTGTGAGACACAAGCATGCATTTTAACGCACCCTTTATCCCATTTGCAGCTACGATGGTTGTGGTTAGTGCGGATGGGTCTCCGGTTCTCTGCAAAACGGATCAGGTTGGTGAAATCTGCGTTACTTCCGGTTCGAGCGGTACGGCATACTACGGCTTGGAAGGAATGACAAACTCCACCTTCAAGGTATTCGATCGAGCTAGGTGTGGGAGAACGATTTTCTAATCCTTTAATCATCCCCCCTTTCCACAGGTTCAACCACTGCTGGAAGCACCCGTCACGAAGGACGGCGAAACCATTCCGGGCAAACCGATCGGCGATGAAACGTATGTGCGCAGCGGACTGCTCGGATTCCTCGGTCCCGGTGGGctcgtgtttgtgtgcggcTCCCGGGACGGTCTGATGACCGTCACGGGCCGCAAGCACAACTCGGACGACATTATTGCGACGGTGCTGGCCGTCGAGCCGATGCGCTTTATCTACCGCGGCCGTATTGCCGTGTTCAGCATTAAGGTGCTGCGcgacgagcgtgtgtgtgtgattgccGAGCAGCGGCCCGACTGCTCGGAGGAAGAATCATTCCAGTGGATGTCCCGGGTGCTGCAGGCTGTCGATTCCATCCACCAGGTCGGCATCTACTGTCTGGCGCTTGTACCACCGAACCATCTGCCAAAGACGCCCCTCGGCGGTATCCATCTGACTGAGGCGCGCCGCCGGTTCCTGGAAGGTTCGCTACACCCGGCCAATGTGCTCATGTGTCCGCATACCTGCGTGACCAATCTTCCAAAACCGCGCGAAATTCACCACGGTAAGTAGCGTGCAGGAGGAAGCGTGCATATCAGTGCGTTAGGCACTCCCCCACTGCACCTTGCAAAACTCTCAATACAAATCatctgtatgtatgtgtgtgtgtgtgtgttatgtgtgtatgagtggCACCGACGTTCCTTTTTCGTTGAattttagttatttttttgtttaagctCGTCAAAAGCACTTATGCGGTTTGATGTGCGACCCCCATTGTTTGTACCCACATACACCCCCCAACATCCTAACCGCGTGTCCTCGCATTATCGTAGAGCACTACACATCAATCTGCACCGCCTATGAGTTGAAAGCACATAATTATATGAGTGAAACCGATGATAATCGAACGCTTTCTCGCAATTACACTTTAATACTCAAACAATAGAAATTTAACATTAACCTGTGGCGTTTTGTTTGAAGCTCCCAATACACTTCTTGTCTGTGGTTCCTTTGAATATTGGTTTAGAATATTAGTTAAACTGAAGCAACTttcgaggcgacagcggcgccggtcttcacacgacaggaccggggttcaaatcctatccagaccgcctccccgtacgtagggctcaCTACTTTAgtatgggtaaaattaattcacagaaagccaaaaatggcagaccgagtcTTTTAGTggttgaagtgccaagaaagaagaagaagcaacttTTGCTCAGCTAGAAACAACATTATAAATGGATATCGAAAATTCCTCAAATTCTAAGCACAAAACGCGACGAGTTAAGTTAACTTTCTATTacttttacagggtttctcaggccagTTCAACGACACTATTTGTCAACGGCATAAAACACTAATCCgacggctaaagtctgaatagatgccggCCCCCTGATGGCCTGAGATGCCCTGTGATTAGCTTTTTTTACCATCACCTTTAAATAGCACATAACataatgtgtgtgagtgtgtgtgtgttttttgtttgcattaatCTATTAGTTTGTTTGCTCACTCACATTAACGTATGCATTAATTTTAGAAGTGTAAGAAATAAGTCACAGTAACAAGAAACAACTGCTGGTGGAGGGAACATAACAATTCTACGCCAAAAGATGCATGATAGCTAAAGAACATGATAGATGACCGAGTAGCTCATAACGACCTGACACGTAGCCATTATCACCGGGCACAGCCATTTATTGGGTAGCGTGTGTGACTTATTTCTAGATCGCTCATTGTTTGCTCACACCTTAATGTCACCACTACAATCGTTCGCTGtgttgcaacaacaacaaaaacaaaagtctTTCGGTGGATTTTCTACTAGAGTAGTACAAATTcaatcaaccaaccaaccaaccaaccaactagTCAACTAGCCCTCTCTTCCAAACCCCCTTTCAATGATCGCATCTGTTTGGACCCGTTTATTTTCCGTTATCGAACCACCAAACAATAATTCACCTTTCGTTCATAATAAGGTACTCCATCCTTCCTTCCCTCCCAACAAActacccccctcccccc from Anopheles stephensi strain Indian chromosome 2, UCI_ANSTEP_V1.0, whole genome shotgun sequence includes the following:
- the LOC118504184 gene encoding disco-interacting protein 2 isoform X12; translation: MSDIIVDYGSLPDDVREKLAELELELSEGDITQKGYEKKRTRLLQPYLPKNVQHEVRQEAVQQALAALKNRPKPSLPMPSKRSSVLNRSPERDHDDSDSSTEDESIPEEGLLGRISTPDRDNYNLPRDHILTREPMKLPSSRDHHHSQPQPLPQPPQKQSSQHGPQQTHLDRRPPQTIPTQPPANTTQQHATLSDTSSAGSPPAVHRNHQYQNKPSSYDLTDLNDFQPHQRTPYAAPDITQFSANTRRGADRVTRYVNLANQEPGDTSTAGRWKVSAKIQQLLNTLKRPKRRPLPEFYEDNDIELEIAANPKDPNAPKPEGSVMTPVQGEQLIVPSGLPRTLEAALQRYGTSSFKAPMATVLDPNGKMTTTLTYGKLLSRAQKIAYALSTKVFSKGPEQVSLKPGDRVALVYPNSDPLNFLTAWYGCMFRGLVPLPIELPLSSSDSPPQQVGFLLSSCGVHVALTSEACLKGLPKSSTGEVAKLKGWPRLHWFVTEHLPKVPKDFNTNNNRISEDSNAYIEYTTDKEGSVMGVTVTRQAMINHCRALTMACHYTEGETIVCVLDFKREVGLWHSILTSVLNGMHVLFIPYALMKLRPSSWMQLITKYRASCCLVKSRDLHWGLLATKDHKEISLSSLRMLLVADGANPWSLSSCDQFLSVFQSKGLRPDAICPCASSSEVFTVSLRRPGRSAAGGYNQSATGRGVLSMSALSHGVVRVDSEDSLTSLTLQDCGQVMPSATMVVVSADGSPVLCKTDQVGEICVTSGSSGTAYYGLEGMTNSTFKVQPLLEAPVTKDGETIPGKPIGDETYVRSGLLGFLGPGGLVFVCGSRDGLMTVTGRKHNSDDIIATVLAVEPMRFIYRGRIAVFSIKVLRDERVCVIAEQRPDCSEEESFQWMSRVLQAVDSIHQVGIYCLALVPPNHLPKTPLGGIHLTEARRRFLEGSLHPANVLMCPHTCVTNLPKPREIHHGSIQQLQISGTSSSATNIGGVGGLGTGTGTGGTGTAVGGAGGADASVGPASVMVGNLVQGNRLASAQGRDIGLADDNERKHQLITGVLRWRANSSPDHVLYTLLNSKGAVAKTLTCSELHKRAEKIAALLQERGKVNPGDHVALIFPPGLDLICAFYGCLYLGAVPVTIRPPHPQNLITTLPTVRMIVDVSKSGIILSIQSIIKLLKSREAATSIDPKSWPTILDIEDNPKRKLAAIANSTLDSTAYLDFSVSTCGRLSGVIITHRSLSSLCASLKLACELYPSRHVALCLDPYCGLGFSMWTLISVYSGHHSILIAPYEVEANPSLWLSTLSQYRVRDTFCSYGVIELCTKALSNSIQALKQRNINLGCVRTCVVVAEERPRVQLTQQFCKLFQALGLNTRCVSTSFGCRVNPAICVQGASSAESAQVYVDLRALRNNRVALVERGAPNSLCLVESGKLLPGVKVIIANPDSKGQCGDSHLGEIWVQSPHNSNGYFTIYGDETDYNDHFNAKLVTGCSTNDTWARTGYLGFLRRTECSQAGSILDETTPSIASRDSDTESIHSQGHNTLNSTTSSNAGNTVATVGAGNEQELHDAVYVVGALDEVITLRGMHYHPIDIENSVLRCHKKIAECAVFTWTNLLVVVVELDGNESEALDLVPLVTNTVLEEHQLIVGVVVVVDPGVVPINSRGEKQRMHLRDGFLADQLDPIYVAYNM